In the genome of Malania oleifera isolate guangnan ecotype guangnan chromosome 5, ASM2987363v1, whole genome shotgun sequence, the window GTGCAGGCAACACGACTAAAATCCAAGACCTCCTAGAaaccatggctctgataccatgttgtaaagtaAGAGATGGGgcaaagaagaagagaagaggagaagaaaagaagaagaaagcaagagagagaaaaaaaaaagtggcagTTTCCTGGAGCCTTGTATACAGCCCCAGGATAGAGATGGGgcaaagaagaagagaagatgagaagaggagaagaaaagaagagaaaaagaaaaggtgGCAGTTTCCTGGAGCCAGCCCCATGTCTGCCCTCCTATAGTttaaaaagaataaagaagacTTCAGCAAAAATAATTCCCCCactaaaatacctaattactaaaataacttattttatttcaacaaaaaatatttttaaggttaTGGTTATAATACATTTATTATGTGGAATAATCTTGTCAATGCATTACATCTATAATTTCCAGTGAAATAGTTTTTTTCTGGTGTATTCATTATTTAGTTTGTGAAATGATTTTCCAATTCAGGTCAGATGGACACAAAATCTGTTAGATGTCTGATAAACAGCATTTCCCGATTCATTCATTTAGTTTCGTGCCAGATTCTGAAACCGATTCCTAGTCAGAAGGATTACAGAATAATAGTCAGTTCATTGAAGCTATTGAAACCGGTGCTTGATGAAGTTGCAGATTACAGAATATCTTCGGAGGAAATCCTATTTAAGGAGTATGAAGAACTTGATGTGGCTATTAATGAGGCAAGGGAGTTTGTGGAGAGCTGGTGTCCAAAGATGAGCAAGATTAGCTGTGTGAGTAACCTTTTTCTCATTCTGCTTGACTGGGTCCTTTTGACAAGGTGGCGCTTTTCTATTTTTTGGGCTCTTATAACTTACATTTATGCTTTTTAAATAAATTAGTAATTCAATTCACattgttttccttttctttttcgaTTTGTATCGCTTTGTTTGCTTAAAACATCTATTTTCAGAAGTAAGCTTAATTATACAGAATATATTGCTTTTACTAGTAAAATTTTCTTCCCAATCCATATTTCATGAATGATCTTCAATGAAGTTGTAACATCCAAAGCTTTCGTTTTTTCTTCTATTATTTTGGCAATTGATAACAAAGTTGGCAGGTTGGGGAATGGCATTGGGCCTATGTCATGCATTTAATGAATTCTTTTGGATCTCTAGATTCTGCAGAGTGAACCACTGGTGATGAAAGTTCAAAGCTCTTCACTCAAGATTTGTCATAAATTAGAAGAATTGTTACAATCATCTGCACGTAGTTCTATTTTATCTGGTGTCCATGTAAGTTGGAAGTTGGAATTTGTTTttcaccactctctctctctctctctctctctctctcatgtttttTTTGCCTGGTTAACCATATCTAGTCTGTGACTGATCTCTAGTCAACTGTTTCAGCTCTGTATGCAAGAACTTCAGTATGTGGAGCAGGAAAGAATATCAATAAGCATAGAGGAGGCGCTAAGAATTCAAAGAGATGGTAATATTCCATCCAGTGATCATCTTTTAAAAATTGCTGAATCACTTGGTCTGACTTTGAGCCATGAACTGCTGAAAGAAAGTGTGGCCTTGGAAAACAAGAGAATGAAGGCACAACTCAGCAAAACAAAAGGGGAATTAGACCACATCAGCCAAATCATGGATCTTTTTTCCCATATTCGTAGCTGTGTGGTTAAACTTGATTGCTTTAAAATGATAAATGGAGTCTCAATTCCTTCGTACTTTCGTTGCCCTTTGTCATTGGAACTCATGGTGGATCCTGTGATTGTGGCTTCGGGTCAAACGTATGAGCGGGCTTCCATCCAAAAGTGGCTTGATCATGAGCTGATTATTTGTCCACAAACTCGCCTAAGGCTCGCGCACACAAATATTATTCCTAATTACACCGTCAAAGCTCTGATAGCAAACTGGTGTGAGGAAAACAATGTAAGGCTTTCCCGTACCCCTGAGTGCACTAATATTATCTCAGTCCCTCCTTTGAATAATGAATCTCGTCAGGATTTCATCCATACAGATAGTTTCCATTGTTCTTTACACAGCAATTGCACATCAAGATCTTCTGTAGAAGTTGGTAATGAGCTTGAGAAACAAAAGGTTGATACTTCTTCCAGATTGAATGAGGAATTATCCAAGGCATGCAAGAGAAGGGACAATGAAAGGTCTGAATCCCCATCCCCTGAGCAGTCATACATTCACAGCAGGAGTGAATCAGTTGCAAGTGCTATTTCCAGTGTTGACTATATGCCCACTGGCTCAACAGAGGCATCTGGGATATCTGATAAGAATGAAAATGTGAGCGAGTATTCAGGAGAAATCACATCTGAACGTCCTACTTCTTCTCCTACTAAAGATTTGGGGTTTTCGCCCTGGCCATCAGGAAATCAGAGTCCCAAAGTGAGAACTGAAATGCCTAGCAATGGAAGTCACAGCCACAGCAGAACACTTTCCCATCCGTTTTCTGACTCAGGATCAGATGATTTAACCACAGCTTCTCATGTTGAGAAAATGGTTGAAGACTTAAAGAGCCAGTCAATTGAAGTGCAAACAAGGGCTGCAGCAGAATTACGTTTTCTTGCAAAGCACAACATGGAGAATCGCCTTATTATAGGTCGATGTGGAGCCATCTCACTACTACTTGCATTGTTGTACTCAGAGGTGCAGCAAACCCAAGAGCACGCAGTCACAGCTTTATTGAACCTATCGATTAATGAAGACAACAAGGCCATGATAGCAGAAGCAGGAGCCATAGCACCTCTCATCCATGTCTTGAAATCAGGAAATGCTGGAGCCAAAGAGAACTCTGCAGCAGCTCTGTTCAGCCTTTCAGTATTGGAAGAATATAAGGCAAAGATTGGTCGTTCTGGTGCAGTTAAAGCCTTGGTAGATCTATTAGGTTCAGGGACTCTCAGAGGGAAAAAAGATGCTGCCACTGCACTATTCAACCTttcaatttttcatgaaaataaggCTCGAATAGTTCAAGCAGGAGCTGTGAAGCATCTTGTAGAGCTGATGGACCCTACAACTGGAATGGTCGACAAAGCTGTTGCTCTTCTAGCAAACTTGTCAACGATTTCAGAAGGAAGGGTGGCAATTGTGCGGGAAGGGGGCATTCCATTGTTAGTTGAGGTTGTTGAAACAGGTACTCAGAGGGGAAAGGAAAATGCTGCCTCAGTACTGCTGCAACTGTGCATTAATAGCGCCAAGTATTGTACCCTGGTTCTCCAAGAAGGAGCTGTCCCACCCCTCGTCGCATTATCTCAGTCTGGCACGCCCAGAGCAAAGGAGAAGGTGTGTAGActaccctcctctctctctctctctgtctcactcacacacacacacacacacacacacacacacacagatagtTAAACTCCCGTCATGGCATGGAGGCTGGTGCTGTTATTTCACCAGGTGCAGAGAAAGAAGGGAATTAAATTGCAAACGCTTTCGCTTCTCTGGTTTTCAAGTCTACTCCCATCTCAATGTTTTGATGCTGTTATTCCTTATTCCAAGGATTATACCCTTAGCTTGAGTTTGTGTTACAAAATGTCTATTCATATGAATAGAGTGGTTACAAGGAATAAATAAGAAATAACTATTCTAAAATTTCACCAGCAATGTCCTTCCTTTCCTATTTCATGTTGGATGAAATAACAAGAAATAGACAAGGAATATCTATTAACATGGGAGAAAGTTTATTCTCGAATTTCTCATTGCATTCCATGTTATTCCTAAGAGAAGCTATTTTGCAAACCAGGCTATGTTTAGTCTATAGAATGTCCATTCCTAGGGATAGAATGGTTATAATAAAAGAATTTGATAGTTCATCAAAATAATTGTTGGCACTATAAAGCAAATATCAACGCAAAAATTTGTGTGAATCCATAACTAAACAAGAAATGACTATTTTCAAGTTTCACCAAAATGTCTATTCCTTTGTCTTTGTTGGATAGAATGACTGACTTCTTTTCATATTACTATATCTGTATACATTTTCATTATATTCTTATATCTTACACAATTCTTATTGCATTTTCATTGTATTCCATCATATTCTAAGAGATAGCTGTTCCACGAAACTTGGCATTTACATTATTAGATATTGTTTTCCCCAATAGAAAGCACGGGATAATTAAATtattgttggttttttttttttttttttacccaggCACAACAGCTTCTTAGTCACTTTCGAAGCCAGAGAGAAGGGGCTAATGGGAagaaaaaataatgatttttttcctctctttttcttttggTTTATTGCTGTCTTTTGGGTAGTGCTCTATGTTGGTTGCTTTTCGACACAGAGATGTCCTCTTTGGTGGTGGTTCCTTCTAaatattctttaattttcaacCTTATTCTCTTGCTCCTGTTGTCTTCAAGTTGTTAAGAGTGCCAAATGGAAGCAGGCTGCTGCTGTTCTGGTGTAGTTTCTTCTTCTCCATTTGTTTTGATATGGTCTATTGCAGGTGTGTTTGTATATAGTGTAGGACACTTGTAATCTGCTGTACAATCATGGACTGGGAGCATGGATGGATTGATGGATGTACATGTTCTTT includes:
- the LOC131156182 gene encoding U-box domain-containing protein 3 isoform X2 encodes the protein MLTFSAHGYFFLQTLRNYFCSLSYVFTQHCHMYNQCQMDTKSVRCLINSISRFIHLVSCQILKPIPSQKDYRIIVSSLKLLKPVLDEVADYRISSEEILFKEYEELDVAINEAREFVESWCPKMSKISCILQSEPLVMKVQSSSLKICHKLEELLQSSARSSILSGVHLCMQELQYVEQERISISIEEALRIQRDGNIPSSDHLLKIAESLGLTLSHELLKESVALENKRMKAQLSKTKGELDHISQIMDLFSHIRSCVVKLDCFKMINGVSIPSYFRCPLSLELMVDPVIVASGQTYERASIQKWLDHELIICPQTRLRLAHTNIIPNYTVKALIANWCEENNVRLSRTPECTNIISVPPLNNESRQDFIHTDSFHCSLHSNCTSRSSVEVGNELEKQKVDTSSRLNEELSKACKRRDNERSESPSPEQSYIHSRSESVASAISSVDYMPTGSTEASGISDKNENVSEYSGEITSERPTSSPTKDLGFSPWPSGNQSPKVRTEMPSNGSHSHSRTLSHPFSDSGSDDLTTASHVEKMVEDLKSQSIEVQTRAAAELRFLAKHNMENRLIIGRCGAISLLLALLYSEVQQTQEHAVTALLNLSINEDNKAMIAEAGAIAPLIHVLKSGNAGAKENSAAALFSLSVLEEYKAKIGRSGAVKALVDLLGSGTLRGKKDAATALFNLSIFHENKARIVQAGAVKHLVELMDPTTGMVDKAVALLANLSTISEGRVAIVREGGIPLLVEVVETGTQRGKENAASVLLQLCINSAKYCTLVLQEGAVPPLVALSQSGTPRAKEKAQQLLSHFRSQREGANGKKK
- the LOC131156182 gene encoding U-box domain-containing protein 3 isoform X1, translating into MLTFSAHGYFFLQTLRNYFCSLSYVFTQHCHMYNQCQMDTKSVRCLINSISRFIHLVSCQILKPIPSQKDYRIIVSSLKLLKPVLDEVADYRISSEEILFKEYEELDVAINEAREFVESWCPKMSKISCILQSEPLVMKVQSSSLKICHKLEELLQSSARSSILSGVHLCMQELQYVEQERISISIEEALRIQRDGNIPSSDHLLKIAESLGLTLSHELLKESVALENKRMKAQLSKTKGELDHISQIMDLFSHIRSCVVKLDCFKMINGVSIPSYFRCPLSLELMVDPVIVASGQTYERASIQKWLDHELIICPQTRLRLAHTNIIPNYTVKALIANWCEENNVRLSRTPECTNIISVPPLNNESRQDFIHTDSFHCSLHSNCTSRSSVEVGNELEKQKVDTSSRLNEELSKACKRRDNERSESPSPEQSYIHSRSESVASAISSVDYMPTGSTEASGISDKNENVSEYSGEITSERPTSSPTKDLGFSPWPSGNQSPKVRTEMPSNGSHSHSRTLSHPFSDSGSDDLTTASHVEKMVEDLKSQSIEVQTRAAAELRFLAKHNMENRLIIGRCGAISLLLALLYSEVQQTQEHAVTALLNLSINEDNKAMIAEAGAIAPLIHVLKSGNAGAKENSAAALFSLSVLEEYKAKIGRSGAVKALVDLLGSGTLRGKKDAATALFNLSIFHENKARIVQAGAVKHLVELMDPTTGMVDKAVALLANLSTISEGRVAIVREGGIPLLVEVVETGTQRGKENAASVLLQLCINSAKYCTLVLQEGAVPPLVALSQSGTPRAKEKVCRLPSSLSLSVSLTHTHTHTHTHTDS
- the LOC131156182 gene encoding U-box domain-containing protein 3 isoform X4; this translates as MDTKSVRCLINSISRFIHLVSCQILKPIPSQKDYRIIVSSLKLLKPVLDEVADYRISSEEILFKEYEELDVAINEAREFVESWCPKMSKISCILQSEPLVMKVQSSSLKICHKLEELLQSSARSSILSGVHLCMQELQYVEQERISISIEEALRIQRDGNIPSSDHLLKIAESLGLTLSHELLKESVALENKRMKAQLSKTKGELDHISQIMDLFSHIRSCVVKLDCFKMINGVSIPSYFRCPLSLELMVDPVIVASGQTYERASIQKWLDHELIICPQTRLRLAHTNIIPNYTVKALIANWCEENNVRLSRTPECTNIISVPPLNNESRQDFIHTDSFHCSLHSNCTSRSSVEVGNELEKQKVDTSSRLNEELSKACKRRDNERSESPSPEQSYIHSRSESVASAISSVDYMPTGSTEASGISDKNENVSEYSGEITSERPTSSPTKDLGFSPWPSGNQSPKVRTEMPSNGSHSHSRTLSHPFSDSGSDDLTTASHVEKMVEDLKSQSIEVQTRAAAELRFLAKHNMENRLIIGRCGAISLLLALLYSEVQQTQEHAVTALLNLSINEDNKAMIAEAGAIAPLIHVLKSGNAGAKENSAAALFSLSVLEEYKAKIGRSGAVKALVDLLGSGTLRGKKDAATALFNLSIFHENKARIVQAGAVKHLVELMDPTTGMVDKAVALLANLSTISEGRVAIVREGGIPLLVEVVETGTQRGKENAASVLLQLCINSAKYCTLVLQEGAVPPLVALSQSGTPRAKEKAQQLLSHFRSQREGANGKKK
- the LOC131156182 gene encoding U-box domain-containing protein 3 isoform X3, yielding MDTKSVRCLINSISRFIHLVSCQILKPIPSQKDYRIIVSSLKLLKPVLDEVADYRISSEEILFKEYEELDVAINEAREFVESWCPKMSKISCILQSEPLVMKVQSSSLKICHKLEELLQSSARSSILSGVHLCMQELQYVEQERISISIEEALRIQRDGNIPSSDHLLKIAESLGLTLSHELLKESVALENKRMKAQLSKTKGELDHISQIMDLFSHIRSCVVKLDCFKMINGVSIPSYFRCPLSLELMVDPVIVASGQTYERASIQKWLDHELIICPQTRLRLAHTNIIPNYTVKALIANWCEENNVRLSRTPECTNIISVPPLNNESRQDFIHTDSFHCSLHSNCTSRSSVEVGNELEKQKVDTSSRLNEELSKACKRRDNERSESPSPEQSYIHSRSESVASAISSVDYMPTGSTEASGISDKNENVSEYSGEITSERPTSSPTKDLGFSPWPSGNQSPKVRTEMPSNGSHSHSRTLSHPFSDSGSDDLTTASHVEKMVEDLKSQSIEVQTRAAAELRFLAKHNMENRLIIGRCGAISLLLALLYSEVQQTQEHAVTALLNLSINEDNKAMIAEAGAIAPLIHVLKSGNAGAKENSAAALFSLSVLEEYKAKIGRSGAVKALVDLLGSGTLRGKKDAATALFNLSIFHENKARIVQAGAVKHLVELMDPTTGMVDKAVALLANLSTISEGRVAIVREGGIPLLVEVVETGTQRGKENAASVLLQLCINSAKYCTLVLQEGAVPPLVALSQSGTPRAKEKVCRLPSSLSLSVSLTHTHTHTHTHTDS